A portion of the Phocoena sinus isolate mPhoSin1 chromosome 9, mPhoSin1.pri, whole genome shotgun sequence genome contains these proteins:
- the PRSS58 gene encoding serine protease 58 — protein sequence MKCYLIFALMSAAGVILAQDSNTEKMNVEEDFTIPYMVYLQSFPEPCVGSLIHPEWVLTTAHCPLPVKIRLGVYQPNIKNKKEQVRNYSMVVPHPEFNAGSLKNDLVMIKLSKAAALNNQVGTIAIAMEPLPFNDSCFIPTWTWSKYKNLSDPDMLTWINQYILPYDECQNMQDERMAINIMCVGQPLKTLSENKEVSAAPAICGGRLHGILTWAKGSVTLGSEGFFTEVNPYARWIINTIESY from the exons ATGAAGTGCTATCTCATCTTTGCACTCATGAGCGCAGCTG GAGTCATTCTGGCCCAAGATTCTAACACTGAGAAGATGAACGTAGAAGAAGATTTTACTATTCCTTACATGGTCTATCTTCAGTCCTTCCCGGAACCCTGTGTGGGGTCTCTCATTCACCCTGAGTGGGTACTGACCACTGCTCACTGCCCCTTACC TGTTAAAATCCGATTGGGAGTTTATCAACCCAAcatcaaaaataagaaagagcAGGTGCGGAATTACTCAATGGTGGTGCCCCACCCTGAATTCAACGCAGGATCTCTGAAGAATGACTTGGTGATGATAAAACTGTCTAAGGCGGCTGCACTCAACAACCAAGTGGGAACCATAGCCATAGCTATGGAACCCTTACCATTTAATGATTCCTGCTTTATCCCAACCTGGACCTGGAGTAAATATAAAAACC TTAGTGACCCTGACATGCTGACTTGGATAAACCAATATATTCTCCCCTACGATGAGTGCCAGAATATGCAAGATGAAAGAATGGCAATAAACATCATGTGTGTGGGACAACCTCTAAAGACCTTATCTGAAAATAAG GAAGTCTCAGCAGCTCCAGCCATCTGCGGTGGGAGGTTGCATGGCATCTTGACTTGGGCAAAAGGAAGTGTCACCCTGGGAAGTGAAGGATTCTTCACAGAAGTTAATCCTTATGCAAGATGGATCATAAACACCATTGAAAGCTACTGA
- the LOC116759743 gene encoding LOW QUALITY PROTEIN: DBH-like monooxygenase protein 2 (The sequence of the model RefSeq protein was modified relative to this genomic sequence to represent the inferred CDS: inserted 1 base in 1 codon), with translation MALDPQWVRLEIHYSNLHSLPGERLEHLRESGGVYGSSGIRVYYTAQLRKYDMGVLQLGFCTLPIHFIPPGAESFTFYGLCKAEKFDEPGGRHGWHWGKAGSALTTVSQEDCTSPSVSYFEPLFRSAQGDELLVGCHYQTLDRDSLTFGGPSTVNEMCLIYLFYYIRNNISSCMGYADIIYVAHVLGEEASDSMEGMMAMNNVEWTLENIKKAEKACEEAQQMVIIKTIDELVENTTGWIPEIIPAPRGPCLESSRGKVEPQDRTPVGFRAAPXALSGSSTATPRRLPLTALLFGQGAVSWLLATLRAGA, from the exons ATGGCTTTGGACCCCCAGTGGGTCCGACTGGAGATTCACTACAGCAATTTGCACAGTCTTCCTGGTGAGCGCCTAGAGCATTTACGGGAGAGCGGCG GTGTGTACGGCTCCTCGGGGATTCGAGTGTACTACACGGCGCAGCTACGCAAATATGACATGGGTGTCCTGCAGCTGGGCTTCTGCACTTTGCCCATCCACTTCATACCCCCAGGTGCCGAGTCCTTCACGTTCTATGGGCTGTGTAAGGCAGAGAAGTTTGACGAG CCTGGGGGGAGGCATGGCTGGCATTGGGGGAAGGCAGGGTCAGCACTCACTACTGTTAGCCAAGAGGACTGTACCAGTCCCTCTGTGTCTTACTTTGAGCCTTTGTTTCGCTCTGCACAGGGAGATGAATTGTTGGTAGGGTGTCACTACCAGACGCTGGACCGCGACTCCTTGACTTTT ggGGGTCCCAGCACCGTTAATGAGATGTGCCTCATCTATCTCTTCTACTATATCCGAAACAACATCTCCAGCTGCATGGGGTACGCTGACATCATCTACGTGGCCCATGTCCTGGGGGAGGAGGCATCAGA TTCCATGGAGGGCATGATGGCCATGAACAATGTGGAGTGGACTCTGGAGAACATTAAAAAGGCTGAGAAGGCCTGCGAGGAGGCCCAGCAGATGGTGATAATAAAGACCATTGAT GAGCTAGTGGAAAACACAACAGGCTGGATTCCGGAAATCATCCCTGCTCCCCGGGGTCCTTGCTTAGAGTCCTCCAGAGGCAAAGTGGAGCCCCAGGACAGAACCCCTGTAGGCTTCAGGGCTGCCC TGGCCCTCTCGGGCTCCAGCACTGCCACACCAAGGCGCCTCCCCCTGACTGCCCTCTTGTTTGGGCAGGGGGCCGTGTCTTGGCTCCTAGCCACCCTGCGGGCTGGAGCCTGA